In the genome of Salinirussus salinus, one region contains:
- a CDS encoding halocyanin domain-containing protein, whose protein sequence is MTDSDADVSRRGFIRAAAGGAAATAATGTAAAQETTEGGGGGGGEPDFGGWLDDVGNFNGVEDMRGNDQVTVRVGTEANGGPYGYTPAAVHVDAGTTIQFEWTGNQEHNVVHQDGEFESDLYTAAGVNYEYTFEEDGIYNYFCTPHRGLGMKGSVVVGSDYPTAGGGDGGGGEPRVLPDGAKTIGVATGFVMVATLGLAYFFMKYGGDYGDFEE, encoded by the coding sequence ATGACCGACAGTGACGCGGACGTTTCCCGCCGTGGATTCATCCGGGCGGCCGCCGGGGGCGCCGCCGCGACGGCCGCGACCGGAACTGCCGCCGCCCAGGAGACGACGGAGGGCGGTGGCGGCGGTGGCGGGGAGCCGGATTTCGGCGGGTGGCTGGACGACGTCGGGAATTTCAACGGCGTCGAGGACATGCGCGGGAACGACCAGGTCACCGTCCGGGTGGGGACGGAGGCTAACGGTGGTCCTTACGGGTACACTCCCGCTGCCGTTCACGTTGACGCCGGGACCACCATCCAGTTCGAGTGGACCGGCAATCAGGAACACAACGTCGTCCACCAGGACGGCGAGTTTGAGAGTGACCTCTACACTGCCGCCGGCGTCAACTACGAGTATACCTTCGAGGAAGACGGCATCTACAACTACTTCTGTACGCCACACCGGGGGCTGGGGATGAAAGGGTCCGTGGTCGTCGGGTCGGACTATCCCACCGCCGGCGGCGGCGACGGTGGCGGCGGCGAGCCGCGGGTCCTGCCCGACGGCGCGAAGACGATCGGCGTCGCCACGGGCTTCGTGATGGTCGCGACGCTCGGCCTGGCCTACTTCTTCATGAAGTACGGCGGGGACTACGGCGACTTCGAGGAGTAG
- a CDS encoding DUF7312 domain-containing protein: MAAPDDGEEWRFSLEDLEDEEASDEGAGERGTADGDEASGNVAGTLRPDRPVTPGSIDPENAFFVLVGALIAGLFVGAVLSLAL, encoded by the coding sequence ATGGCTGCACCCGACGACGGCGAGGAGTGGCGGTTCTCGCTCGAGGACCTCGAGGACGAGGAGGCGAGCGACGAGGGGGCGGGCGAGCGCGGCACGGCGGACGGGGACGAGGCCAGCGGGAACGTCGCCGGCACGCTGCGCCCGGACCGGCCGGTCACGCCGGGGAGTATCGACCCCGAGAACGCCTTCTTCGTGCTCGTCGGCGCGCTGATCGCCGGGCTGTTCGTCGGCGCGGTCCTCTCGCTCGCGCTGTGA